A genome region from Pseudanabaena sp. Chao 1811 includes the following:
- a CDS encoding DUF4033 domain-containing protein, translating to MPSKAVQTIAKDQYNDNFIDRLFIGLFSSKMAKALGKGTKIEGYAGFVDLSKQIMQGRNAQEQQIIVAKVLQSLVPSPALWAIRTFFSPTKLVCVLNAWFAAQMFEWLVGPCEVAEAEIDLADGTVRSQPSAVHIKKCRYLVDSGCVGMCVNMCKVPTQTFFTEEFGIPLTMTPNFEDLSCKMIFGQLPPDPEVDPAYEQSCLEHQCPTASLATTACPKLS from the coding sequence ATGCCTTCTAAAGCCGTACAAACCATTGCCAAAGATCAATACAACGACAATTTTATAGATCGTCTGTTTATTGGGCTATTTTCTAGCAAGATGGCGAAAGCTCTAGGAAAAGGAACTAAAATCGAAGGCTATGCTGGTTTTGTTGATTTGTCAAAGCAAATTATGCAGGGACGGAATGCTCAAGAGCAGCAAATAATTGTCGCAAAAGTGTTGCAGTCTCTAGTTCCATCACCAGCACTCTGGGCAATTCGCACATTTTTCTCTCCCACAAAGTTGGTGTGCGTTCTTAATGCATGGTTTGCAGCACAAATGTTTGAGTGGTTGGTGGGACCTTGTGAAGTTGCTGAAGCGGAGATTGATTTGGCAGATGGAACTGTGCGATCGCAACCTTCGGCTGTCCATATCAAAAAATGTCGTTATCTCGTCGATAGTGGTTGCGTTGGCATGTGTGTCAATATGTGTAAAGTTCCTACTCAAACATTTTTTACAGAGGAATTTGGTATTCCCCTCACCATGACTCCTAACTTTGAGGATCTCAGTTGCAAAATGATTTTTGGTCAACTTCCTCCCGATCCTGAAGTAGATCCAGCCTATGAGCAATCATGTTTAGAGCATCAATGTCCAACAGCTAGTCTCGCCACAACTGCTTGTCCTAAACTAAGTTGA
- a CDS encoding ABC transporter ATP-binding/substrate-binding protein (This model describes the ATP binding subunits of ATP-binding cassette (ABC) transporters for nitrate transport, or for bicarbonate transport, in bacteria and archaea.), protein MQDFVLVDQVERTFPLGGGKEYIALKGIDLQIRKGEFISLIGHSGCGKSTLLNMIAGLDLPSGGVVMLEDERVTRPGPDRMVVFQNYSLLPWLSVRENVALAVDEVLSHLPKGERHDLVERYVNMVGLAHAIDKPPTQLSGGMRQRVAIARALAVRPKLLLLDEPFGALDALTRGNLQEKLMQICNEDQITAVMVTHDVDEAVLLSDRIVMLTNGPASKIGNILEVDIPRPRQRMEAVNHPSYYSLRSEIIYFLNQQKRVKKLNARKVTTVAKHGLEKVNLEIGFVPLTACAPIAVAKEKGFFEKHGLDEVSLVRETSWRGIVDGISGGYLDAAQMPSGLPMWLTLGGAGACKPIVTALTMTRNGNAITLDKHFYDRGIHTLADFKAMLQSTRDRQHRMGVVHPSSMHNLLLRYWLAAGGIDPDLDVELKTIPPAQMVVDLKAGSIDGFCVGEPWNFRAAMENIGFTVATDLEIWNGHPGKVLGVREDWANAYPNTHIALVKALLEACMYCADPNNAEEIRQILSRRAYVSTNVNYIHLGNPDDVTCALDTPMREPAHHQFYGAGVNRPSRSEHLWHITQMARWGDVPFPRNWVEVLEKTCRVGVFSTAARELGLTDITYSRNAIQLFDDIPFNAEDPIGYLNHLDIKRNITMAEIAMESVRMVA, encoded by the coding sequence ATGCAGGATTTTGTTTTAGTCGATCAGGTAGAGAGAACATTTCCCTTAGGCGGTGGAAAAGAATATATTGCCCTCAAAGGAATTGACCTCCAAATAAGAAAAGGTGAATTTATCTCTCTCATCGGTCACTCTGGTTGTGGCAAGTCCACCTTGCTAAACATGATTGCAGGTTTGGACTTACCCAGTGGCGGCGTGGTCATGCTCGAAGATGAGCGCGTAACTCGTCCCGGTCCCGATCGCATGGTGGTATTTCAAAACTATTCGCTCTTGCCTTGGCTATCGGTGCGCGAAAATGTGGCTCTTGCCGTTGACGAAGTGCTTTCCCATTTGCCCAAGGGTGAGCGTCATGATTTAGTTGAGCGCTATGTCAACATGGTGGGACTTGCCCATGCGATCGATAAGCCGCCCACCCAGCTATCAGGTGGGATGCGCCAGCGGGTAGCGATCGCTCGTGCTTTAGCTGTTCGTCCGAAATTGCTACTCCTTGATGAACCCTTTGGAGCGTTGGATGCGCTGACTCGCGGTAACTTGCAAGAGAAGTTGATGCAGATCTGTAATGAAGACCAGATCACCGCCGTAATGGTTACCCACGATGTCGATGAAGCTGTATTACTTAGCGATCGCATTGTGATGTTGACCAATGGACCTGCCTCGAAAATTGGCAATATCCTCGAAGTGGATATTCCCCGTCCCCGTCAACGCATGGAAGCGGTCAATCATCCTAGTTACTACAGCCTTCGTAGTGAAATCATTTACTTCTTGAACCAACAAAAGCGTGTCAAGAAGTTGAATGCTCGCAAGGTTACCACTGTAGCAAAACATGGTTTGGAAAAAGTCAACCTCGAAATCGGCTTTGTTCCCTTAACTGCCTGTGCGCCGATCGCTGTCGCTAAGGAAAAAGGCTTCTTTGAAAAGCATGGTCTGGATGAAGTTTCCCTCGTTCGTGAAACCAGTTGGCGCGGCATTGTTGATGGTATTTCTGGCGGCTATCTTGATGCGGCGCAAATGCCTTCAGGTTTACCAATGTGGCTCACCCTCGGTGGTGCTGGCGCTTGCAAGCCCATCGTCACGGCTCTAACCATGACCCGCAACGGTAACGCCATTACCCTCGATAAGCATTTCTACGATCGCGGCATTCATACCCTCGCCGATTTCAAAGCGATGTTGCAAAGTACTCGCGATCGTCAACACCGCATGGGTGTAGTCCATCCCTCATCAATGCACAATCTCCTGCTCCGTTATTGGCTTGCCGCAGGTGGCATCGACCCCGATCTCGATGTGGAACTCAAAACCATTCCTCCTGCCCAAATGGTTGTTGACCTCAAAGCAGGTAGTATCGATGGATTCTGCGTTGGCGAACCTTGGAACTTCCGAGCCGCCATGGAAAATATCGGCTTCACCGTGGCAACTGACCTCGAAATCTGGAATGGTCACCCCGGGAAAGTTCTTGGTGTTCGAGAAGACTGGGCAAATGCCTATCCCAACACCCATATCGCTCTCGTTAAGGCATTGCTAGAAGCTTGCATGTACTGTGCTGATCCCAATAATGCTGAAGAGATCCGCCAGATTCTTTCCCGTCGCGCCTATGTCAGCACCAATGTTAATTACATCCATTTGGGCAACCCTGATGATGTCACCTGTGCGCTTGACACCCCCATGCGCGAACCTGCTCACCACCAGTTCTATGGTGCTGGTGTTAACCGCCCGAGCCGTTCGGAGCATCTCTGGCACATTACCCAGATGGCGCGTTGGGGCGATGTTCCCTTCCCTCGTAACTGGGTAGAAGTATTAGAGAAAACCTGTCGCGTCGGCGTATTTAGTACCGCCGCCCGTGAGTTGGGTCTAACAGACATCACCTACAGCCGCAATGCAATTCAACTCTTTGATGATATTCCCTTTAATGCTGAAGATCCCATTGGCTATCTCAACCATCTAGACATTAAGCGCAATATCACGATGGCAGAAATTGCGATGGAATCAGTACGAATGGTTGCTTAG
- a CDS encoding DUF6671 family protein, translating into MMSNALTPSPSPNKRGEQDHRIEFADRLAVIATMHRKELAIAPILQTSLGVKVTVPQNFDSDRFGTFTRDIERPANQIETAKIKAEKALEIIDANIAIASEGSFFPHPILGLPYNREIVLLLDKKHDFTVYGEAISTDTNFRYQEISSYDQAYEFALKIGFPDHAVVLMPDAQTSAKETIFKGINSENLLRNTVRELLNISSTIHIETDMRALYNPTRMKNIAKATEDLVRKLGQLCPNCNFVNFDVVEKLKGLPCQFCNLPTQSTRAHLYQCSRCKFQREQIFPEGKQFADPMHCSYCNP; encoded by the coding sequence ATGATGAGTAATGCTCTCACTCCTAGCCCCTCTCCGAATAAGAGAGGGGAACAAGACCATCGGATCGAGTTTGCGGATCGCCTTGCGGTAATTGCAACAATGCACCGTAAAGAATTAGCGATCGCCCCAATTCTCCAAACATCATTAGGAGTTAAAGTTACCGTACCGCAGAATTTTGACAGCGATCGCTTTGGTACATTTACCCGCGATATTGAGCGTCCTGCCAATCAAATTGAAACTGCAAAAATTAAGGCTGAGAAAGCTTTAGAGATAATTGATGCAAATATAGCGATCGCCAGTGAAGGTAGTTTCTTTCCCCATCCCATCTTAGGACTTCCCTACAATCGTGAAATAGTTTTACTACTAGATAAAAAACATGATTTCACCGTTTATGGAGAAGCAATCTCCACCGATACAAACTTTCGTTATCAAGAAATTTCTAGCTATGATCAAGCCTACGAATTTGCTCTCAAAATAGGCTTTCCCGATCATGCAGTTGTATTGATGCCCGATGCTCAAACTTCTGCCAAGGAAACTATTTTTAAAGGCATTAATTCGGAAAATTTGTTGAGGAATACAGTTAGGGAACTGCTAAATATATCATCAACAATTCACATTGAAACTGATATGCGAGCGCTCTATAATCCCACGCGCATGAAAAATATTGCGAAGGCAACTGAAGATCTGGTTCGGAAGCTAGGGCAACTTTGCCCCAATTGCAATTTTGTGAATTTCGATGTAGTAGAAAAACTAAAGGGCTTACCCTGTCAGTTTTGTAATTTACCAACTCAATCTACTCGCGCTCATTTGTATCAATGCTCTCGTTGTAAATTTCAGCGAGAGCAAATATTCCCTGAGGGAAAACAATTCGCCGATCCGATGCATTGCTCCTATTGCAATCCTTGA
- a CDS encoding cold shock domain-containing protein produces MQSFPYKGQLKTWKDDRGFGFIKPDDGSKEVFLHISVLKGASRRPIIGDTIFYEKTTEANGKIRASKASIKGVINQPTVSNQRSRNSSQVSNQQSMGKRINGNNPAMQKIIPIIFLIGLGISSIASVTNFVRGCNIKGNISVNTGSKLYHLPNMEDYATTNIDVSKGEKWFCTESEAIASGWSKAPR; encoded by the coding sequence ATGCAATCTTTTCCATATAAGGGGCAGTTAAAAACTTGGAAGGACGACAGAGGGTTTGGATTTATTAAACCTGATGATGGCAGTAAAGAAGTTTTCCTGCATATCAGTGTATTAAAAGGGGCAAGTCGTCGTCCCATCATTGGAGATACTATCTTTTACGAAAAAACTACTGAAGCAAATGGAAAAATACGCGCTTCTAAAGCCTCAATTAAAGGGGTTATCAATCAACCTACAGTATCAAATCAAAGATCGCGCAATTCTAGTCAAGTATCTAATCAGCAATCTATGGGTAAACGAATAAATGGAAATAATCCAGCTATGCAAAAGATAATACCGATTATATTTTTGATTGGTTTAGGAATTAGCTCAATTGCTTCGGTAACCAACTTTGTGCGTGGTTGCAATATTAAAGGCAATATTTCAGTGAATACAGGGAGCAAGTTATATCACCTACCTAATATGGAAGATTATGCTACAACCAACATTGATGTAAGCAAGGGAGAGAAATGGTTTTGTACAGAATCTGAGGCGATCGCGAGTGGATGGAGTAAAGCCCCAAGATAA
- the pgeF gene encoding peptidoglycan editing factor PgeF: MNANQWQWRDGVLTCELLSDWQHGFFTRSHAPKLPNDLHNHLAESGKAYRAKQVHGNRLIHANEIETIPDSVLPEADGVWATPDRHNTNSNRSVWVCTADCVPVLIGDRKLGSVAAVHAGWRGTASGIVTKAIATLCEQGSELKDLRVALGPAISGQVYQVSQEVAQQVTATINQSVGVHPDEHPERVKLDLRQVQVQQLKELGMPSENVAIAPYCTLQHEEIFFSYRRYFLNNPNPQPRAPQVQWSGIAIA, translated from the coding sequence ATGAATGCAAATCAATGGCAATGGCGAGACGGCGTATTAACTTGTGAATTATTGTCTGACTGGCAACATGGTTTTTTTACGCGATCACACGCTCCTAAATTACCTAACGATCTCCATAATCATCTTGCTGAATCAGGTAAAGCCTATCGGGCTAAGCAAGTACATGGTAATCGCTTGATTCACGCTAATGAAATTGAAACTATTCCCGATTCCGTCTTGCCTGAGGCCGATGGCGTATGGGCAACCCCCGATCGCCACAATACTAATAGCAATCGCTCGGTATGGGTATGTACAGCTGATTGCGTACCTGTGTTAATCGGCGATCGCAAATTAGGCTCGGTCGCTGCCGTTCATGCAGGTTGGCGCGGCACGGCTTCGGGGATTGTGACCAAAGCGATCGCAACATTATGCGAACAAGGCAGCGAATTAAAGGATTTACGAGTTGCCCTTGGTCCCGCGATTTCTGGGCAGGTTTATCAGGTGTCACAGGAAGTTGCCCAGCAGGTGACAGCGACAATTAATCAATCAGTGGGTGTCCATCCCGATGAACATCCCGAACGAGTGAAGCTAGATTTGCGCCAAGTGCAAGTACAACAGCTTAAAGAATTGGGAATGCCCTCAGAAAATGTGGCGATCGCACCTTACTGCACATTGCAGCATGAGGAAATTTTCTTTTCCTATCGCCGATATTTTCTGAATAATCCTAATCCCCAACCAAGAGCGCCACAGGTGCAATGGTCAGGGATTGCGATCGCCTAA
- a CDS encoding helix-turn-helix domain-containing protein: MLKEGSLLADIQPITIEEENDCSLSIVESLLAEENLSPEQEQILRLLVTLIEKFEEEHYQLAVSTPHSILLHLMEERGLRQADLVGIIGSRGVVSEVVNGKRPISKSQAKSLGDFFHVDPSLFINF; encoded by the coding sequence ATGCTTAAGGAAGGATCTCTATTAGCAGACATTCAACCCATTACCATTGAAGAAGAAAATGATTGCTCTTTAAGCATAGTTGAAAGTCTGCTAGCTGAAGAGAATCTATCGCCAGAGCAAGAACAGATATTGCGACTTTTGGTGACATTGATTGAAAAATTTGAAGAAGAACATTATCAGTTAGCAGTTTCAACACCTCATTCTATCTTGTTACATCTAATGGAAGAGAGAGGATTGAGACAGGCTGATCTTGTAGGGATAATTGGCTCTCGTGGGGTAGTTTCTGAAGTTGTTAATGGCAAAAGACCTATCAGCAAAAGCCAAGCTAAGTCACTTGGAGATTTCTTCCATGTCGATCCAAGCTTGTTTATTAATTTTTAG
- a CDS encoding D-alanine--D-alanine ligase family protein: protein MTGVIDLKAKSPLYVGLLFGGQSGEHDVSITSAKAIASALSQNSRYQLQPFYIQRDGTWRSPDISQQVLESGKALQDSELLTNAAFFLPTEVQQVDLWFPVLHGPNGEDGTVQGLLQLMHKPYVGNGVLASSVGMDKIAMKAIFANAGLPQVKYVALNRWQWQQDELAWSEHIEATLGYPCFVKPSNLGSSVGISKVRDRQQLKDAIASATSYDPRIIIEQGVTAREIECAVLGNEQPQASAIGEITFTSDFYDYETKYTAGKADLIIPSKLPDNVTQAVQSMAVKAFQTVAGSGLARVDFFYVEATGTVLINEINTFPGFTALSMYPKLWEYSGIPFTELCDRLVELALEKHA, encoded by the coding sequence ATGACGGGTGTGATAGATTTAAAGGCAAAATCTCCTCTTTATGTCGGTTTGCTATTTGGTGGACAGTCAGGTGAACATGATGTCTCCATCACATCGGCAAAAGCGATCGCCTCCGCCCTCAGTCAAAACTCACGTTATCAATTACAGCCATTTTATATTCAACGCGATGGCACATGGCGCAGTCCTGATATATCCCAGCAGGTTTTAGAATCTGGCAAAGCCTTACAGGATTCAGAATTATTAACCAATGCTGCTTTTTTCTTGCCGACGGAAGTACAGCAAGTCGATCTCTGGTTTCCAGTCCTACATGGACCAAATGGCGAGGATGGTACGGTACAGGGACTATTACAATTGATGCACAAGCCCTACGTGGGTAATGGGGTGCTTGCCTCATCAGTGGGAATGGATAAGATCGCAATGAAGGCAATTTTTGCAAATGCGGGTTTACCGCAGGTCAAGTATGTAGCGCTAAATCGTTGGCAATGGCAACAGGATGAGCTAGCTTGGAGTGAGCATATTGAAGCCACGCTCGGTTATCCCTGCTTTGTGAAGCCTTCTAATCTTGGCTCGTCGGTGGGGATTTCTAAGGTGCGCGATCGCCAACAGCTAAAAGATGCGATCGCTAGTGCCACTAGCTATGATCCACGCATCATCATTGAGCAAGGCGTAACAGCTCGTGAGATCGAATGTGCTGTCCTTGGTAATGAGCAACCCCAAGCTTCAGCGATCGGTGAGATTACTTTCACTAGCGATTTCTACGATTACGAAACTAAGTACACCGCAGGTAAGGCGGATCTAATTATCCCTAGCAAGTTGCCTGATAACGTAACTCAAGCAGTCCAGTCAATGGCAGTAAAAGCTTTTCAAACGGTAGCAGGTTCAGGTCTAGCCAGAGTTGATTTCTTCTATGTGGAAGCGACGGGAACTGTATTAATCAATGAGATTAATACTTTCCCAGGGTTTACTGCGCTGAGTATGTATCCCAAATTGTGGGAGTACTCTGGTATTCCTTTTACAGAATTATGCGATCGGCTTGTAGAGTTGGCACTAGAGAAACATGCTTAA
- the ntrB gene encoding nitrate ABC transporter permease, translating to MAASIGNRNGSFGRSLSKFWEKNAQNWALPIVGILGFLIVWQLLTWTGLLKLPGPWDIMAEKSTRNLLLYPFFDRGGTDKGLFWQTLASFERVAKGYSIAAIVGISVGILVGTNAVIDKALDPLFQFLRTVPPLAWVPIALAALRQNEPAALFVIFITAVWPILLNTAVGVKQIPQDYRNVSRVLQLSKQKYFFKILIPSALPYIFTGLRISIGLAWLAIIAAEIIMSGIVGIGFFIWNSYTNDKVGEVILALVYIGAVGLILDRAVAWLQNVILPEEQK from the coding sequence ATGGCAGCAAGTATTGGTAATCGTAACGGTAGCTTTGGGCGATCGCTATCAAAATTTTGGGAAAAGAATGCTCAGAATTGGGCGCTCCCAATTGTTGGAATTCTTGGATTTCTCATTGTTTGGCAACTGCTTACTTGGACTGGTTTACTCAAGTTGCCCGGTCCTTGGGATATCATGGCTGAAAAGTCCACTCGTAACCTATTGCTTTATCCATTCTTTGATCGCGGTGGTACTGATAAAGGACTATTCTGGCAGACTCTCGCTAGCTTTGAGCGTGTTGCAAAGGGCTACTCAATCGCAGCGATCGTGGGTATTAGTGTAGGGATTTTAGTTGGCACTAATGCGGTTATTGATAAAGCGCTCGATCCATTGTTCCAATTTTTGCGAACAGTACCTCCTCTTGCGTGGGTTCCGATCGCACTTGCTGCTCTCCGTCAAAACGAACCTGCCGCATTATTCGTTATCTTCATCACTGCTGTTTGGCCGATCCTGTTAAATACTGCTGTTGGCGTTAAGCAAATTCCCCAAGACTATCGCAACGTTTCGCGAGTACTGCAACTTTCTAAGCAAAAGTACTTCTTCAAGATTTTGATTCCTTCGGCATTGCCCTATATCTTCACTGGTTTACGTATTTCCATCGGTCTCGCATGGCTGGCAATTATTGCTGCGGAAATCATCATGTCAGGTATTGTTGGTATCGGCTTCTTCATCTGGAACTCCTACACCAATGACAAGGTGGGTGAAGTTATCTTGGCTCTGGTATACATCGGTGCTGTTGGCTTGATTCTTGATCGCGCCGTTGCATGGCTCCAAAATGTAATTTTGCCTGAAGAACAGAAGTAG
- the ftsH3 gene encoding ATP-dependent zinc metalloprotease FtsH3, giving the protein MKSNNKNDNNNKKWKNFGLYALLGIVVITLGTTLLDSQPATQGEWRYSKLIEEVRKKPAGVSRVTLSPDRTFAEATVPGGPEGKRKVRVNLPNDPEFIKTLRENNVELDVAPRRTDGALIQTLSSLILPILLLVGLFFLLRRAQAGPGNQAMNFGKSRARVQMEPQTQVTFTDVAGIEQAKFELTEVVDFLKNPDRFTAVGAKIPKGVLLVGPPGTGKTLLARAVAGEAGVPFFSISGSEFVEMFVGVGASRVRDLFEQAKANAPCIVFIDEIDAVGRQRGAGLGGGNDEREQTLNQLLTEMDGFEGNTGIIIVAATNRPDVLDAALLRPGRFDRQVVVDRPDFAGRLEILGVHARGKTLSKDVDLEKIARRTPGFTGADLSNLLNEAAILAARRNLTEISMDEINDAVDRVLVGPEKKDRVMSEKRKELVAYHEAGHALVGALMPDYDAIQKVTIIPRGRAGGLTWFLPTEERMQSRAYLQNQMAVALGGRIAEEIVFGEEEVTTGASSDLQQVAAIARQMVMRFGMSEKLGPVALGRSNGNMFLGRDIAAERDFSEETAATIDEEVGILVADAYRRAKQLLVDNRHVLDKIAKDLVERETVDAEELQQILETNELKLAAAL; this is encoded by the coding sequence GTGAAAAGCAATAATAAAAACGACAATAATAATAAAAAGTGGAAAAATTTTGGTTTATACGCACTGCTTGGCATTGTCGTCATTACCTTAGGGACAACGCTGCTCGATAGTCAGCCCGCCACTCAAGGGGAATGGCGTTATAGCAAACTGATCGAAGAAGTTAGAAAGAAACCCGCAGGTGTTTCTAGAGTTACCCTCAGTCCCGATCGCACCTTTGCCGAAGCAACCGTACCAGGAGGTCCTGAAGGTAAGCGCAAAGTTCGCGTCAACTTGCCTAACGACCCTGAATTCATCAAAACCCTCAGAGAAAACAATGTTGAATTAGATGTCGCTCCCCGTCGTACCGATGGCGCATTGATTCAAACCTTGAGCAGCTTGATTTTGCCAATTTTGCTTTTAGTCGGCTTATTTTTCCTACTACGTCGCGCCCAAGCAGGTCCTGGCAACCAAGCAATGAACTTTGGTAAGTCCCGCGCCCGCGTCCAGATGGAGCCTCAAACCCAAGTCACCTTCACCGATGTTGCAGGTATTGAGCAAGCCAAATTTGAACTTACCGAAGTCGTAGACTTCCTCAAAAATCCCGATCGCTTTACGGCTGTCGGCGCAAAAATCCCCAAGGGAGTACTCCTCGTTGGGCCTCCCGGAACAGGTAAAACCCTACTAGCCCGTGCCGTTGCTGGTGAAGCTGGCGTACCTTTCTTCAGCATCTCTGGTTCAGAATTCGTAGAAATGTTCGTTGGTGTCGGTGCATCCCGTGTACGCGACTTGTTCGAGCAAGCTAAAGCCAATGCTCCTTGTATCGTCTTCATCGATGAAATTGATGCCGTCGGCCGTCAGCGTGGCGCTGGTCTCGGTGGTGGTAACGATGAACGCGAACAAACCTTGAACCAATTGCTCACCGAAATGGATGGCTTTGAAGGTAACACAGGCATCATCATCGTTGCCGCAACCAACCGTCCTGATGTATTGGATGCAGCATTACTACGTCCCGGTCGTTTTGATCGCCAAGTTGTTGTTGATCGTCCTGACTTCGCAGGCCGCCTCGAAATTCTCGGAGTCCATGCACGCGGCAAGACTCTATCTAAGGACGTTGATCTGGAAAAGATTGCCCGTCGTACCCCCGGATTTACAGGTGCGGATCTGTCTAACCTGTTGAACGAAGCCGCTATTCTCGCAGCACGTCGCAACTTGACCGAAATCTCCATGGACGAAATCAATGATGCTGTCGATCGCGTCTTGGTGGGTCCCGAAAAGAAAGATCGCGTCATGAGCGAAAAGCGCAAAGAATTAGTTGCTTACCATGAAGCAGGTCATGCCCTCGTTGGAGCTTTGATGCCCGACTATGATGCCATTCAAAAGGTAACAATCATTCCTCGCGGTCGTGCTGGTGGTTTGACATGGTTCTTGCCTACGGAAGAAAGAATGCAAAGCCGTGCCTACTTGCAAAACCAAATGGCAGTTGCCCTTGGTGGACGCATCGCTGAAGAAATTGTCTTCGGTGAAGAAGAAGTTACCACAGGTGCATCCAGTGATTTACAACAAGTTGCTGCGATCGCTCGTCAAATGGTGATGCGTTTTGGGATGAGTGAGAAGCTTGGACCCGTTGCCCTTGGTCGTTCCAATGGCAACATGTTCCTCGGTCGCGACATTGCTGCTGAGCGTGACTTCTCTGAAGAAACTGCGGCAACTATTGATGAGGAAGTTGGCATTCTCGTAGCTGATGCTTATCGCCGTGCTAAGCAACTGCTCGTTGATAACCGTCACGTTCTCGATAAGATTGCGAAGGATCTCGTTGAGCGTGAAACCGTTGATGCAGAAGAACTTCAACAAATTTTAGAAACAAACGAATTGAAGTTGGCTGCTGCCCTTTAA
- a CDS encoding nitrate ABC transporter ATP-binding protein (This model describes the ATP binding subunits of ATP-binding cassette (ABC) transporters for nitrate transport, or for bicarbonate transport, in bacteria and archaea.) gives MTQTILEHTNQIAQIPPQESFLRIENVSKIYPTPKGEYVVLKDVNLHIQEGEFICLIGHSGCGKSTLLNMVGGFSKPSIGEVTVNGKLITKPGPDRMVVFQGYALLPWLTVYENVMLAVDSVNPNLSKSEKNDIVRHHLAMVGLSEAAEKKPTQISGGMKQRVSIARALAIRPEVLILDEPFGALDAITKEELQEELLQIWTEHRCTVLMITHDIDEALFLADRLVMMTNGPAANIGEIMRIPFPRPRDRAQIMEDPLYYDLRNTALDFLYNRFAHDE, from the coding sequence ATGACCCAAACCATTCTCGAACATACAAACCAAATCGCCCAAATCCCCCCTCAAGAATCTTTCCTTCGCATTGAAAATGTTTCCAAGATTTATCCTACGCCCAAGGGTGAATATGTTGTTCTTAAGGATGTCAATCTGCATATCCAAGAAGGCGAATTTATTTGTTTGATTGGTCACTCTGGCTGCGGCAAATCAACGCTCTTGAACATGGTGGGTGGCTTCTCCAAACCATCCATTGGCGAAGTAACAGTTAATGGCAAACTAATTACCAAACCAGGTCCCGATCGCATGGTGGTGTTTCAAGGCTACGCGCTATTACCTTGGCTAACGGTTTACGAAAATGTCATGCTTGCCGTTGACTCCGTTAACCCCAATCTCTCTAAGAGCGAAAAAAATGATATCGTGCGTCATCACCTCGCTATGGTGGGCTTGAGTGAAGCTGCGGAGAAAAAGCCAACCCAAATTTCAGGGGGGATGAAGCAACGGGTATCGATCGCTAGAGCCTTGGCAATCCGTCCTGAAGTTCTCATCCTTGATGAACCCTTTGGCGCATTAGACGCAATTACCAAAGAGGAACTGCAAGAGGAACTATTACAAATTTGGACAGAGCATCGCTGCACAGTATTGATGATTACTCACGATATTGATGAAGCGCTCTTCCTAGCCGATCGCCTAGTGATGATGACCAACGGGCCTGCGGCGAATATTGGTGAAATCATGCGGATTCCTTTCCCTCGTCCTCGCGATCGCGCCCAAATCATGGAAGATCCTTTATATTATGATCTCAGAAATACGGCTCTAGACTTTCTATACAACCGTTTTGCCCATGATGAGTAA